In Stigmatopora nigra isolate UIUO_SnigA chromosome 2, RoL_Snig_1.1, whole genome shotgun sequence, a single window of DNA contains:
- the ckap5 gene encoding cytoskeleton-associated protein 5 isoform X5, giving the protein MGDDSEWMKLPIDQKCEHKVWKARLNGYEEALQLFNRIDDEKSPEWGKYLGLIKKFVTESNAVAQLKGLEAALAYVENAHIAVKTTGDVVSGVVTKVFNQPKARAKELGTDICLMYIEIEKAEVVQDELIKGLDNKNPKIIVACIEALKKALSEFGPKIVTLKPIVKILPKQFESRDKAVRDEAKMFAIEIYKWIRDALRPSLQHVNSVLLKELDEEWVKLPSSPPKQSRFLRSQQDLKAKFQQQAQREESGDEEEETVVAVDPYELMVAVDILSKLPKDFYEKIEAKKWQERKEALEAVETLSKNPKLESGDYGDLVRALKKVVGKDANVMLVSLAAKCLAALASGLRKKFGTYAGHVVPTILEKFKEKKPQVVQALQEAIDAIFLTTTLQNLSEDILGVMDNKNPSIKQQASLFLARSFRHCTQTTLPKSVLKPFCAALIKQVNDSAPEVRDAAFDALGTAMRVVGEKAVNPYLADLDKLKLEKIKECAEKIELPGKKGGGDKKPVVKAPPAADNHSKSSAPPKRVPSAAASKSVGPPKKVKVSSTASGKPKKNMENKEVAESELSIEVCEEQAANVLPASCLQQLGSANWKERLASMEEFQRAVETMDKMTMPCQALVKMLAKKPGWKETNFQVMQMKLHTVTTIAQRGQFSKTSASVVLDGLVDKVGDIKCGGNAKEGMTAIGEACSLAWTAEQVVSLAFAQKNPKNQAEALNWLANAMKEFGFAGINVKAFINNVKTALGATNPAIRTAAINLLGVMYLYMGAPLRMFFEDEKPALLSQIDAAFEKMQGQTAPAPSRFTKKAGNEEECDNGEEQKEDAVGQDIMDLLPRTDISDKVTSDLISKLGDKNWKIRKEGLDEVAAIISEAKFITANIGDLPLALKGRLGDSNKILTQQSLNILQQLAITMGPGLKQHVRTLGFPIISVLGDSKPNVRAAAMATLQAWVEQTGMKDWLEGEDLSEELKKENPYLRQELLGWLAEKLPTMRTVPGDLMTCVPNLYACLEDRNGDVRKKAQDALPAFMMHLGYDKMNKATGKLKQSSKDQIVVMLEKARAVMPAKPAPAKSGGTTSSSETSRAAPSSEDVVDNKTEAKKVRGGIAAKKHSSPPEEPDPTPPSKDKDTIASKKPLNKGKTVAGSQQSVSSKKPVTKGMKDDEDRSGPLFILVPNAKEQRIKEEKQLKILKWNFTTPRDEYVEQLKSQMSTCFAKWLQDELFHIDFQRHVKAISIMIERLESETDATISCLDLILKWFSLRFFDTNTTVQMKVLEYLKLLFAVLNSENYHLTEYEANSFVPYLLLKIGESKDVVRKDVRAILNMLCKVYPASKVFPYLMDGTKSKNSKQRAECLEELGCLIEGYGMNVCQPTPAKSLKEIAVHIGDRDTSVRNAALNTVVAVYNVCGDQVYKLIGNLSEKDMSMLEERIKRSATKKIAAIPAKQTANERSQRDIPANPNGTFLRKSAQEDPNKLNQARQNAQHSESHMPIPKEFQLDLDMIEMDRGRVNELPDLVQHKLDELLEPIVIPEPKMCAVSPHFDDLHNSAASTINFVISQVASGDINTSIQALAQIDEVLCQENKAEVMSGHIDQFLIATFMQLRLIYNTHMADERLDKEDIFKLYRCILSNMLSLFSLESLAREASMGVLKDLMHGLITLILDSRVEDTEEGQQVIRSVNLLVVKVLEKSDQTNIISALLVMLQDTLVPTAGTPRFSELVMKCLWRLIRNLHENINNVNLDRILFDVHNIMKVFPKEKLKQLKSDVPHRTLKTLLHTLCKLTGAKILDHLSMIDNRNESELEGYLQRVVKQSVGNQFGCKSDRGNEKGNLHMDDGMSKTKDRDILSEIFKKIGSKENTKEGLTELYEYKQKCRDVDLEPFLKNTSPFFQSYVERGLRMIESEREGKPRIQNPTVIAQHQADNSLSSNEEHLKPAVYYERLKILRQRQGLENTRSNSGGDGEPQERAPISSILSSKPSVASSTDMLHSKLSQLKESREHYQQEHKAQSRSPSNTHTRSASPAANLGDLKKRLERIKSNRE; this is encoded by the exons ATGGGGGACGACAGTGAGTGGATGAAACTTCCCATTGACCAGAAATGTGAACATAAG gTATGGAAAGCACGTCTGAATGGTTATGAAGAAGCTCTGCAGTTATTCAACAGGATTGATGATGAGAAGAGTCCAGAGTGGGGGAAATATCTTGGTCTCATTAAAAAATTCGTCACAGAGTCAAATGCGGTTGCTCAGCTTAAAGGCCTTGAAGCAGCTTTGGCATATGTAGAGAATGCCCACATTGCTGTGAA GACAACAGGCGATGTGGTGTCGGGAGTGGTGACCAAAGTGTTTAACCAACCAAAGGCCCGGGCTAAAGAGCTGGGTACAGATATTTGTCTGATGTACATCGAAATTGAAAAAGCAGAGGTGGTACAAGATGAGCTTATCAAGGGACTGGACAACAAGAATCCCAAAATTATTGTGGCCTGCATTGAGGCACTCAAAAAGGCTCTGAG tgagtTTGGACCCAAGATTGTAACTTTGAAGCCTATCGTGAAGATTTTACCCAAACAGTTTGAGTCCAGAGACAAGGCAGTGAGAGACGAAGCCAAGATGTTTGCAATAGAAATCTACAAATGGATACGAGATGCTTTGAGACCTTCCCTACAGCATGTCAACTCCGTACTG CTGAAGGAGCTTGATGAGGAGTGGGTGAAGCTACCGTCTAGCCCACCTAAACAAAGCAGATTCCTGCGTTCCCAGCAAGACCTAAAGGCCAAATTTCAGCAACAAGCACAAAGAGAAGAGTCTG gagatgaggaggaggaaacGGTGGTAGCAGTGGATCCTTATGAGCTAATGGTAGCTGTGGATATTCTTTCAAAGTTGCCCAAAGACTTTTACGAAAAGATT GAAGCTAAAAAGTGGCAGGAGAGAAAAGAAGCTCTGGAAGCTGTTGAAACTCTGTCAAAGAATCCCAAACTAGAAAGTGGGGACTATGGCGATCTTGTTAGAGCACTTAAGAAG GTTGTTGGGAAAGATGCCAATGTCATGCTGGTTTCACTGGCAGCTAAATGTCTGGCTGCACTGGCTTCCGGTCTCAGGAAAAAGTTTGGAACATATGCAGGGCAT GTTGTTCCAACTATTCTGGaaaagtttaaagaaaaaaagcctcaggTTGTCCAAGCACTGCAAGAGGCCATTGATGCCATCTTTCTTACT ACTACCCTGCAAAATTTATCTGAGGACATTCTAGGTGTGATGGATAATAAAAACCCATCCATTAAGCAGCAAGCCTCTCTGTTTTTGGCACGTTCCTTCAGACACTGCACTCAGACTACACTGCCCAAGAGTGTACTTAAACCCTTCTGTGCTGCCCTAATCAAG CAAGTCAATGACTCTGCTCCAGAAGTGCGGGATGCCGCCTTTGACGCATTGGGGACAGCAATGAGAGTGGTGGGCGAGAAAGCTGTGAATCCTTACCTAGCTGACTTGGATAAACTAAAACTTGAGAAG ATAAAAGAGTGTGCTGAAAAAATAGAACTCCCGGGAAAGAAGGGTGGAGGAGACAAGAAGCCAGTTGTCAAAGCACCTCCTGCTGCTGACAACCATTCTAAATCCTCTGCGCCCCCCAAAAGGGTCCCAAGTGCAGCTGCCAGCAAG TCTGTTGGTCCACCAAAGAAAGTCAAAGTGAGCTCTACTGCCAGTGGGAAACCCAAAAAGAACATGGAAAACAAGGAAGTAGCAGAAAGTGAGCTGTCG attgagGTGTGTGAAGAACAGGCAGCCAATGTGCTGCCTGCATCCTGCCTTCAACAACTAGGGTCAGCTAATTGGAAGGAGAGACTCGCCAGTATGGAGGAATTTCAGAGG GCTGTTGAAACAATGGATAAAATGACAATGCCATGTCAAGCTTTAGTGAAAATGTTGGCCAAAAAACCTGGCTGGAAGGAGACAAACTTCCAG GTCATGCAGATGAAGCTACATACCGTGACCACTATTGCCCAGAGAGGGCAGTTTTCTAAGACCTCAGCCTCTGTAGTTTTGGATGGCTTGGTGGACAAAGTTGGTGATATCAAATGTGGTGGGAATGCCAAAGAAGGAATGACTGCAATTGGGGAGGCTTGCTCACTTGCATGGACCGCTGAACAG GTTGTTTCTTTGGCATTCGCCCAAAAGAACCCAAAGAACCAGGCAGAGGCTCTTAACTGGCTGGCTAATGCGATGAAAGAGTTTGGCTTTGCTGG AATAAATGTAAAAGCGTTCATCAACAATGTGAAGACGGCTCTGGGCGCTACTAACCCTGCAATCAGAACAGCAGCAATTAACCTACTGGGTGTTATGTATCTCTACATGGGCGCTCCACTTCGCATGTTCTTTGAGGATGAGAAACCAGCTCTCCTGTCACAAATAGATGCTGCGTTTGAGAAG ATGCAAGGTCAAACAGCTCCAGCTCCATCAAGATTCACCAAGAAAGCTGGGAATGAAGAGGAGTGTGACAATGGAGAGGAGCAAAAAGAGGATGCTGTCGGACAGGACATCATGGATTTATTGCCTAGAACAGACATTAG CGACAAGGTCACTTCTGATCTCATATCTAAACTCGGAGATAAGAACTGGAAGATCCGAAAGGAAGGTCTTGATGAAGTAGCAGCCATCATCTCAGAAGCAAAATTCATCACTGCCAACATTGGGGACCTCCCCCTGGCTTTGAAAGGCCGACTTGGTGATTCCAATAAAATCCTG aCACAACAGAGCCTGAATATTCTTCAGCAGCTGGCAATAACCATGGGCCCTGGATTGAAACAACATGTTAGAACCCTAGGATTCCCCATCATCTCAGTACTTGGTGACAGCAAG CCCAATGTCAGGGCAGCTGCAATGGCTACTCTGCAGGCCTGGGTGGAGCAGACTGGAATGAAGGATTGGCTGGAAGGAGAGGACCTATCAGAGGAGTTAAAGAAGGAGAATCCCTATTTACGTCAAGAG TTGTTAGGGTGGTTGGCTGAGAAGTTACCGACGATGAGGACTGTGCCAGGGGATCTGATGACTTGCGTTCCCAATCTATATGCATGTCTTGAAGACCGAAATGGTGATGTTAGGAAGAAAGCTCAGGATGCTCTTCCCGCATTCATGATGCACCTTGGATACGACAAGATGAACAAGGCCACCGGCAAACTCAAG CAATCATCTAAAGACCAGATCGTAGTCATGTTGGAAAAGGCCAGAGCAGTGATGCCAGCTAAACCTGCTCCTGCTAAATCTGGAGGAACAACAAGCTCATCAGAGACGAGTAGAGCGG CCCCCTCTTCTGAAGATGTTGTTGATAATAAAACTGAAGCTAAAAAGGTCAGAGGGGGAATAGCGGCTAAGAAG CACTCCTCTCCCCCCGAGGAACCTGACCCTACCCCTCCCTCAAAGGACAAGGACACTATTGCTAGTAAAAAGCCCCTCAACAAAGGGAAGACTGTTGCTGGCAGTCAACAG AGTGTATCTAGTAAGAAGCCTGTAACTAAAGGAATGAAGGATGATGAGGATAGGTCTGGGCCCCTCTTCATCCTTGTTCCTAATGCTAAGGAGCAGAGAATCAAAGAGGAGAAACAATTGAAG ATTTTGAAGTGGAACTTTACCACTCCTCGAGATGAATATGTCGAGCAGCTTAAAAGTCAAATGTCCACTTGCTTTGCCAAGTGGCTCCAGGATGAACTTTTCCATATCGACTTCCAGAGACACGTAAAGGCGATTAGCATCATGATAGAG aGGTTGGAAAGTGAGACTGATGCTACCATAAGCTGTCTGGACCTAATTCTTAAGTGGTTTAGTCTGCGCTTCTTTGACACAAACACTACAGTCCAAATGAAGGTTCTGGAGTATTTGAAGCTTCTTTTTGCCGTGCtaaatagtgaaaactatcatctTACAGAGTATGAGGCAAACTCCTTTGTTCCCTATCTTCTACTCAAG ATTGGAGAGTCCAAGGATGTGGTTCGCAAAGATGTTAGGGCGATACTTAACATGCTGTGTAAGGTATACCCTGCATCTAAAGTCTTTCCTTACCTCATGGATGGTACTAAATCGAAAAATTCCAAACAAAGAGCTG aATGTCTTGAGGAGTTGGGTTGTTTGATAGAAGGTTATGGAATGAATGTATGTCAACCAACTCCAGCTAAGTCTCTGAAAGAGATTGCAGTTCATATTGGTGATAGAGACACTTCTGTCCGAAATGCTGCCCTGAACACTGTAGTGGCTGTCTACAATGTCTGTGGAGACCAGGTCTATAAACTAATTGGAAAT TTATCAGAGAAAGATATGAGCATGTTAGAAGAGAGGATCAAACgttctgcaacaaaaaaaatcgctGCCATTCCCGCGAAGCAGACTGCAAATGAGCGGTCTCAAAGAGATATTCCTGCTAACCCAAATGGCACTTTCCTTCGCAAATCTGCACAGGAAGACCCCAACAAACTCAA CCAAGCCCGTCAGAATGCCCAGCATAGTGAGTCTCACATGCCCATTCCCAAGGAGTTCCAGTTGGACCTGGACATGATCGAAATGGACCGAGGCCGGGTGAATGAACTACCAGACCTTGTCCAGCACAAGTTAGATGAATTGCTGGAACCCATTGTTATCCCCGAGCCCAA AATGTGTGCTGTCTCCCCCCACTTTGATGACCTCCACAATAGCGCTGCTTCTACTATAAACTTTGTCATCTCTCAGGTGGCCAGTGGGGACATTAACACCAGCATACAAGCACTTGCACAG ATTGATGAAGTATTGTGTCAAGAAAACAAGGCAGAGGTCATGTCAGGACACATTGACCAGTTCCTCATTGCCACTTTTATGCAACTAAGGCTCATCTATAATACCCACATGGCTGATGAGCGGCTGGACAAGGAGGATATATTCAAACTATATAGATGCATCCTTAGCAATATGTTGTCG TTATTCTCTTTGGAGTCTTTGGCGAGAGAGGCATCAATGGGTGTGTTAAAGGATCTGATGCATGGTCTGATAACTCTGATACTAGACAGCAGAGTGGAGGACACTGAAGAGGGACAACAAGTCATTAGGTCTGTAAACCTGCTGGTAGTTAAAGTCCTGGAGAAGTCTGACCAGACCAACATAATTAG tGCTCTGCTGGTGATGCTACAAGACACCTTGGTTCCAACAGCTGGGACACCCAGGTTCTCTGAACTTGTTATGAAG tGCCTGTGGAGGTTGATCCGTAATCTCCATGAGAACATCAACAACGTCAACCTTGATAGGATTTTATTTGATGTCCATAACATCATGAAGGTTTTCCCCAAAGAGAAACTTAAACAGCTCAAGAGTGATGTTCCACACAGAACCCTCAAAACTCTATTGCACACCCTTTGCAAGCTTACAGGGGCTAAG ATCTTGGACCACCTCTCAATGATTGACAACCGAAATGAGTCTGAATTAGAAGGCTACTTGCAACGGGTTGTCAAACAGTCAGTGGGTAACCAGTTTGGTTGCAAGAGTGACCGAGGCAACGAGAAGGGAAATCTGCACATG GACGATGGCATGTCAAAGACAAAGGACCGTGACATTCTATCAGAAATCTTCAAAAAAATTGGCTCGAAGGAAAACACCAAAGAG GGTCTCACAGAACTCTATGAGTATAAACAGAAGTGCAGGGATGTGGACCTTGAGCCCTTCCTCAAAAACACATCGCCATTCTTCCAGAGCTATGTAGAGAGAGGCCTTCGTATGATCGAGTCTGAACGAGAGGGTAAGCCTCGGATCCAAAACCCAACAG TGATTGCACAGCATCAGGCTGACAACAGTCTGAGTAGTAATGAGGAACACCTGAAGCCTGCAGTGTACTACGAAAGACTGAAGATCCTGCGTCAGAGACAAGGACTGGAAAACACCAGG AGTAACAGTGGTGGTGACGGAGAGCCCCAAGAACGAGCTCCTATCTCCTCAATTCTTTCATCCAAGCCGTCAGTGGCTTCGTCTACTGACATGCTTCACAGTAAGCTGTCACAGCTCAAAGAATCCAGGGAGCATTATCAGCAAGAACACAAGGCTCAGTCTCGCTCTCcgtccaacacacacacacgctcggCCTCTCCAGCAGCCAACCTGGGCGACCTGAAGAAACGCCTGGAGCGTATTAAGAGCAACCGGGAGTAG